A window from Oncorhynchus gorbuscha isolate QuinsamMale2020 ecotype Even-year unplaced genomic scaffold, OgorEven_v1.0 Un_scaffold_1970, whole genome shotgun sequence encodes these proteins:
- the LOC124024626 gene encoding zinc finger CCHC domain-containing protein 7-like produces the protein MFGGYADRAELEDELYAEESEGSEGDDSELEFRLYSQLHYSSNPGDREGVEEEVGDRHLSSSHREKEEVEEEVGDRRLSSSHRQKEEVEEEVGDRHLSSSHGEKEEEKEDGSKAKRQQPPLSHDHGNRDLRQHLLGDAEQKQQKVKLKTQQGRKRQRGLSKGDPRRQRLFQEVVVIDSSQDDVITVSDNTEEDDGVCSLKGQRLKKGPLQASTLGQQVWRQSVSSACS, from the exons ATGTTCGGGGGCTACGCGGACAGGGCGGAGCTAGAGGATGAGCTGTACGCGGAGGAGTCCGAGGGGTCAGAGGGTGACGACAGTGAACTAGAGTTCAGACTCTACAGCCAACTCCACTACTCCTCTAACcccggagacagggagggggtggaggaggaggtgggagacaGGCACCTCTCCTCCAgccacagagagaaggaggaggtggaggaggaggtgggagacaGGCGCCTCTCCTCCAGCCACAgacagaaggaggaggtggaggaggaggtgggagacaGGCACCTCTCCTCCAGCcacggagagaaagaggaggagaaggaagatggGAGCAAGGCCAAACGACAGCAGCCACCCCTGTCACATGATCATGGTAACAGAGATCTACGACAACACCTGCTGGGGGACGCAGAGCAGAAACAACAGAAAGTCAAACTGAAAACCCAACAGGGGAGGAAACGGCAGAGAGGTCTCTCCAAAG gtgaccccagaCGTCAAAGGTTGTTCCAGGAGGTCGTCGTCATCGACTCGAGTCAAGACGACGTCATCACAGTGTCAGACAACACCGAGGAAGATGACGGGGTGTGTAGCTTGAAAGGTCAGAGGTTAAAGAAAGGACCCCTGCAGGCCTCGACCCTGGGACAACAGGTATGGCGACAGAGTGTGTCTTCGGCTTGTTCCTAG